gagctcccaaccaacgtccacccaacacgatggacaCAACACAAGTGTTGtgaccattgtgtgtgtgtgtgtatgtaattacctaactgtagctataggatgagagctacgctcgtggtgtctcgtcttcccagcactatttgtcatataacgctttgaaattactgacggttttggcctccaccaccttctcacctaacttgttccaaccgtctaccactgtgttTACAAAAgataattttcttatatttctttggcagctttgtttcgttagtttaaatctatgacgtcttgttcttgaagttccaggtctcaggaattcttccctatcaattttatcaattcttgttactattttgtatgtagtaatcatatcacctctttttcttctatcttctagttttagcatatttaatgtctctaacttctcctcgtagcatttgtccttcagttctaggagccacttagtgacatgtctttgcaccttttccagtttgtttatgagcttcttaagatatggccaCCACACaagcgctgcatattccagttttggtctaacaaaagtcgtgaacaatataTTTAGTATTtcgtcatccatgtatttaaaagcaattctgaagttagaaagtgtagcataggctcctcgcacaatgttcttaatgtggttctcaggtgacagttttctatctagaaccactcttagatccctttctttgtcagagatCTTTAAAGATTACTCACATAATTTTtatgttgtgtggggtctatgttctactactccacattccataacatggcatatattcacattaaattccatttgccaagtggtgatccatatacttattttgtccaggtcttcttgaagggcatgacaatcttctagatttcttatcttccctattattttagcatcattaacgaacatgttcatataattctgtattccatctggtagatcgtttatgtagacaatgaacattaccggtgcaataactgaaccctgtgggttcAGTTATTGCACCGGTATCAGGAATCCCGCATCAGGGATCCAGGGCATCAGgaatcccgcagggttcagtccttggacctatcctatttctgatatatgtaaatgatctcacagAGGGTACAAACTCGTTTCTCGCAATGTTGGCTAATGACGCaaatattatgaggaggattaagaccgaGGATGATGGCAAGAGGCTACAAGACGACTtacacaaactgaaggaatggtccaacaaatagctattGATGTTCAACCCAAgtgaatgtaaggtaatgaaactagttgGAGAGAGCATTAGGCCAGACACTGGGTACAGGGAGATGAAATCCTCCACGAATTCCTCCAGTAATTGATAAGGTAgaaaaagacagactatttaatacaaggggcacacacacactaggggacacatgtggaaattgtgtgcccaaatgagccacagagatattagaaagacatttacagtgtcagagtagtagacaaatggaatgcattaggtagtgatgtggtggaggcagacaccatgcacagtttcaagtgaagataagATAGAActcaataggcttaggaacctgtacatcagttgactgacagctgagaggcgggaccaaagagccagagctcaaccctcgaagGTACAACTAGGCgaagacaactaggtgagtagacactcatacacacacataaaagACTTTAAAAACTGTTATCTCTACATTATCTAAGATGGCTAAAATTTGGTTGAGTAAACTCAACGTTTTTAAACCTTTGACAACATTTATTTATATCAATAATTAAGGTGTGACCTTTGTACAACCTACTACCTTTCTACAACCAGATAATAAAGGCAGTTATATAACAGTGTTTGGGGCCCTCCGTCACTAATGGTTGAGACATGCTGAGCACTGGGAGGTACCGTGATTCTTGAGCCTGTCGTTTCCAGTCTTATTGGGGAACTAGTGAATATAGTATAACCGGTTCCTTTCTTCATGGATGACAGAGAATTGAAAACTGATTGCTATAGTTCAACTTGGACTCAATTCTTAGTTACATACATGTATTTGTTTACTGGACGGTAAACTGCAGTTTTAACTCAGTTTACACTGGTGACAAAAACTTATTTGCCTATATACTTGTTTTAGTTCTGGTATAATGCAGCTGGAAGTCATATCCACGGGTTACAGAAGAGACTTGCAAACCAAGCGGTACATTGCTGCTAAGACTTGTCACAACGGGTGACAGAGACGTGTACTTCTGCTCGGGTGACAGATGAAACTTACCTGTCTAATTGTACAGTTTGTACCAGTCTCCACGAGGTGGCATACAAGACTTAATTCAACGCTGTGTAGTGTAGTGCATCTTGGACACATCTCAAATGATAACATAGACTTGTGTATGGAGTCGGGGTTTACAAGACAGTACTACCTCTTGCCCTTGGATGACAGATGAATGAGACTTATatagtgttacggccctattgggtcgcaactgggttcttctctgatattattagagtttgggtatccggccccaagttagtagtggttttcaaggggtgcgttccgtaacgcaagttaaattaaaggggaagggatacaaatgcactgcttttgtatatatattgctaccaccaccataaatatatcccagtcacacgcggggttgctataactacacttattatatacaaattagtcttcctctgaagacacaggatgctccactgtgctcacgatgagtagccctggttctcttctttgtggcccacgatgaatcctctgattctctcggcgaatctaccccggccacaggccagccaaatcacactcccactgggtgcaccgtcgtggaggccttcaaccacaaatccagcctgtagctggcaggttccgatcagctccgctgtgtaggccactcctcgaccgatactagggttgcgagccctaggcaggagcctcgtgtgattccgcagatcactctcctctctccacaccacagtggctagtctcttccaccagccagcccccagataagacgattcctggtactgccacgtcacaggcaggctaacacactcaacagtgttcgtccagggggtgactcacagcttctgcagcaaacacgtggagagactttggctgccttgggtagactgatccatcgtccattacagcagtcccaggtcgactctgtaatcagacacgtcattagtaccggaactagggaacctcacttacaggcttagacccaaacgtccacctatccactccatagatggctttgctgtctaagcaccacctcaccagaggtcagcagcggctatgttatgagctgatcaagacgggaatccagcacctgtggccggtatatcctgtcctcactagatggcgctgtccatttggagggagtttcgggagcagactggcagatggcgttgtcgtcactgctccatgctaggACGCTGGACTCTGGTCCGTAACATATAGTGAGCAGTATAGTGCAGCTTGGACCCTTAACCAGAgattcttactgaagcgaccatacgagtcataaatactcattcttcgcccaagtaaaacagaaacaagcaacacttaatgggccagccagaggcttagggcccgtgcaggaatatccctgccaaaaaaaaaaaaagagatgataGTGTATTGTGTTTTGGAATGAAACTATTTAGTACTTCAACTCACTCAGTAGCTCTGTTCTCTCTTTGTTCCGCGATGTTTATCAGGGAACATCGTCATCTATCTTCATCCATtgttaaaggagttaaaagccAAACGAGCTACAACTAAGGGATCGTCAGTTAGATTTTTAaactttgttcaatgtcaaccaaaattttgtgactagttgtatatgaaaagggctgcaattgatctaagtttcagtactgcaacctaaatagagagggagatttataatttttataattttgttcaacgaatattacacattttcaagtgtttaTAACAatcacacctttcagatataatcattctatgacacttttctgtcaCAATAGCAAATAATAAAGGATCCGTACTAAGGtattttccaaaacatcttcagTTTTCGTAatgcaaatagtcaaagttccccccaaaattatgcaaatatatcatgtttattgctattataaaatcaataaatgaacttaggaagcaATGCTTAGTACCGATTTTAGAGACAtacactctacatataaggtgtacgtttcatgtaaatttaataaaaaatgaaGGAGTTATAAGAatttttatgttacttgaaaataaataagaaaataataaaatctaatgtgctgccatctgtgactgaggttgacatcaatcaatttcctccaaaatttgcacccttacagataggcttacatgcagtctggtgtataagtttcatgcaaatcgtccgaaaaAAGCAAACAAATTGAAAACAAAAATAAAGAATTCTTTTTGTTttaacttatttttttttaaattaattatatttttttttaatatatgctattgtgatagctgagagtcatagacatgatttcagttgacacttgtgttttataatcgtttttgaccattttggaaaaattttgacacataattcaatatttttttctcccttcctatttatgctacgatgctgagacttgaacCAGATGAAAACCTTATCATATACAAtcagtcaaaaaagtttgattgaaatcgaacgagttttctttTTTGGCATTTTTGGAACTAAGGCCAATGTTTTCTGTTACGCTGATGATCTAGTTCTGTTTACACCGACAAAAGATTCTTTGAAAATCTTGATAGGAATATTTGAGAGATATTCTCACATATTCTTCGGTTGTATGCAGAATACAACCTTACTTTCCATTCAGCCAAATGTGCTGTAGTTCCCATTAACTCACTCAATCCGTTGTATATTGATCCGAAATTAAAGTTATTACGCTGAGAGATTACTGAAAAATATTTTGAAAAGCATCTGGGTCATATCCTTTCCTGAAAGGGTCCACATGAATTTTTCAGATGTTATTAGAGACCTAAACGTTAGAACAAATTTCATTATGATTGAATTCGTTCATCTTGATACCTGGTCGCAAGTAAAGTTAGCAGTCAATATCAGAGCCCAcatgactgtgaactatgccACCTTGAAAGTGTTGATTTTGGTAACCTTAATTGTGAATGGAGAAAATGTTCAAGAAGAATATTGGGTGATCATCGTGACACTCATTGCAATCTCATATCAAGCCTTATATCCAAATCCACActtgaagaaattgttcacaaacgAATGATATCCTTTTGTCTGAAGGAAATTGCACATTCAGCAATCTCGTTCAATTCCATTTTATTACACTGAGTCAGTAGAGACTCCAACTATCCCAGAAGTAAAAACTTAGTTGTCAGGAATTACAACTTAAGGATGAATGATATATACTGGTGCAACAGGTATACATAATAGGAAAACAACTAGTCAGCAGAGAAACCCCCAGCTGGATAATTGGAATTTTGAAGGAACAACTTTGATAAAGAGACGGTTTACTGCCAGGAATGTCGAGTTCTGTGAAAGTCAGATCTATGTTGCACGAActgtgtgttgggagtgattttgATCCGGCTTTGCGCTAGAATCAAATACATGGAGACTGCCGAGGGAGGAAATTTTGTTTTTATAAACTCATTGAATGATTAGTTTATATTAATCCTTTAAATTATATTCTCATTGTCAGAGTTTTATGTAATATTATTTTTAACACTTTCTTTAAGATAAATAGCTCACTGTAAACCTATGTAAACTAATCAACTATATATGTACTAAACATACACTCTTTTACAATATTTTCTTAATTTATTGTTTGAAAGTGCATCTGGACCCTTCATGACGGTCGACAGAGACTTACTTGTATCCTGTTGGGTTAGGTGCAGCTTGGACCCTTCACCATGGATACAATTGCAGACCATCAAGTAACCATTGACGGTGTATGTACCAGGCTTGATGTTGCAGTTGTGATCTGTGGCAACAAACAAAACCagcattatattaagatcatgagtaATGTTCATGTTATTTGCTTACATATGTGttaattgtttttataatttaaatttaattttaattattttcaatatttttatttaaataaataaataaataaatgtttattcaggtaaagtacatacatacaagaggttttacaaatttttttaaatttatatatagagctagtacatacaatgcctaaagccactattacgcaaagctttTCGGGCAGCACGCtttttataattaaattaatagtaatattactattaatttaattattattactattaatctAATTCTCATTATTTACATTGTAATTATTTagaatataattgttattattgtttgaTTTAATATTTCCATTTATTTaaatatagtgacagtatttcGTTCAGAAATATGTAATTGAGTACAGCAAACTTGTTGTGAGATTTCTGATTTCTCCCTCTGGAAATGACTGGAGCTTATTTACTGTTAAATGCCTTAACTCCAGATTGGTATACTAGATGTGAAAATATCCTTTTGAGTCGACTGCAACCACACACCCAGACTCTATGCAGGGAGGTCAGATGCGTCGAATGAGTAATCAGAAAAGTGAGAGCAACCGCCAAAGATCCTGTAGTGCAGGAGAAGGATGAAGACCAAGGTGGTCTTCCCCTCTACAATGCATCACAAGACCGTCTCTCACTGGGTCGTGCTCTTTGCAACTCGCTGGCAGCGAATAAAGCAGGTAGAGGACAGGTCCTCACATCTAATTTTTTATTCAGTGATTAGGATTAGGGGCTGGAGCCTGAACCAGCTCATGTGCCTGTTCAGGACAATtgtaagtaaattaatgaatggAGGGCAGTACTGCAGAATGAAAGAATGACATAAAGACCTGTGTAGACAGaataacaatttattcaacaaCTTAATGACTAATACACAGCCCCACACTTTACGTTAAACCAAGAGTGTCATTTCAAatctgacaatcatcactttgcaGTAGGTCtcgttgacccaccacctgacaggtgtatagagacaCAAAGTCTCGACCCAATGGACAGGTCATCAACAATAGTGAACTAACCTGAAACACTTCATGTACACTCTTGTCAAATCAACCACTTGAACAACAAGGTGGACGTGGCGCTTttacgatgggcggccatcttccagctgtcgtgagggtgaactccataggtttggagtttactggctgTGCAGGTTACCCTCTTGTGAACTTGGTCTTGAGTGACATGCTCTGGGTCCCGGTCCAGGACGTCTACGGCGtcgagctggtcactgctcgcCATGTGATCataaagtttgtgggtgaggcagtgTACCGTGATTTTTTCCGGAGGTACAAGGGGGCGTACTTTGCTGCTGCAGGACGGCAacaggtctgtgaccatttcggacTGCAGTGGTGCTGCTGTGACATATGTGAGTgtccatggcgcccccatggagtttccagagaccctcctccggcgtttcttccagaggtatggccccgtcgtcagtgtgcggatgaactcgctgtcttctgggaagtattcgggtgtgaagaccaacattcgtaccctcgggatgcgactgaggtcggacattccgtcctTTGTCCGGCTTTTAGGAtactacgtgcgggtgttttatgcccggcaaccccgttcttgtttccggtgtggcttgttggggcatcaggctgccgggtgcactgCTGATCCGGTTGCTTCCGTAAATTtgttccgtgaagaggatttcccgccgctccctctggagaagGACTccaggggtgaggaggtgagcgtcccatTCGCTGCTGAGGCTTCCCCAGCGTCGCCCGACGTTCCCCCCCcggttgtcgcagaccctccggatgttgcggtgccgtcgaaTGTTACTCCTGATCCTGTCTCTGGCcttgctgctcccgtgggccttcctggtgctccctgtgaggcatcgccgtctgctccctcgtcttcggctgctgaaCCTGGCCCTGCATCCTCACCTTGGGTCCctactgtgctgggtgctggggtggctgcggagcctcctgctgtgtatgtggtccggttccctctgtggtagaggctgctgccgttttgcgtcgggcgtcggttcgtctggCTAGTGGTGCCCATGTTTCTGGatccgcttccggctctgacaatatccggccggagcccaaacgttccaggcgttcatctactgcctgggccgatgttggggactttagtgactgtgggtcttcgggtgttgacgccgtggatccggatgcgtcgttgtctccgcggttggtggtggcggaggtacatgtgcctgctggtgctgatgcccgtgtctcaggtgtgccttctgttccttccccgctagggggctctccgcagtggggtgtggtggcttccacTGCCAGGGTTAGttcggatgctggtgctgggcatgGCCTGGTAGTGACTTTATGAAAATATGCGTGCCGCCCTGGTTCCcagcagtcgtctggtggtgtggtccagtgCTGATGCCCGTGTCTCAGGTGTGCCGTCTGTTCCTTCCCCGCCAgggggctctccgcagtggggtgtggtggcttccacTGCCAGGGATAGttcggatgctggtgctgggcatgGCCTGGTAGTGACTTTACGAAAGGATGCGCGCCGCCTTGGTTCCcagcagtcgtctggtggtgtgcccgtggctgctggtgcccctgtggtggtgccctctgtccGGCCCCCTCTTGTGGGGTTGCGAATTGGGGCCCTGGAGGCCGTGGTTGCCGAGTCCCTGCTGTCGGAAAGGCGGGAGGACTTTCATGATGGGCGAGTTCCCGTTGTATGGAGtagggtggcggttactcgcCTCCAGAGTGACACCATCTGGGTTccctgtttgcaggtgtttgttgccgaaGTTCTGGATGACATGGCACCCCCGATGGAGGGTCAAGACTCTTGGGGGAGGTGGCTgcattgggaggcgttcaatgtgcggttcCCCCGGGTTTTGTTCCCGGACAAATATGTCAACTGATTCCATGTTTCTGCAGTGTTGTGTGCCACTATGGCCTTTTGTTTGCCCTATTGTATTTTGTGCCCGTGCTTCTCCCTTATTTGTTGCGAGGCAGGTGTTTTGGTGAGGgcgtttttattcctgtatttgCTTTTGTGTTGTTACTTTGTCATGTGTGTTCTACTTATACATTGCTAGAATGTGTTGTTTTTTGtttctatttttatttttgtttttatttttatttttatttttgttttattattgttttttgtttttatttttggcttgttgtgtgctgtgcgttttcttgttctatttcatgatgtcctttatgttgtgtttgttctcggtccttcaggccggtgcgtgtttgttgttgtgtatgttactATGTTTCGTTTTCTTGATTGCATGGATTGcttgttgttattattgtatatttttgcctctccctttgtgtgttGCGAGGCGGTTAgtttggtgtgagtgtttttattcatgtcttgtttctgtgATGTACCTTTGCACTGGTGTTTTATTATTGCATTACATGTTGTACttatttgttatttttgttttgtttgttgtgtaTTGTGATTTTCTTGTTATGTTTTATGTTGTACCtcttgatgtttgttttgttttgtactgttactgtgcttgcttgtttgacattgttttttattttgtGTCTTGAGGTATGTTGTGTTTCTCAAGCATTTATCGTGTTTGTAATTTGTTGTActctgctgtcggcccttctggtcggtggtttattgttttgttttgttttgttatgttttctatgttcttgtcttgtttttattgtatttaaattgaatGCTTGCAtggaaaaaacataaaaaataaaaaaaaacttgaacAACATGATACATCAACATATGAAAATGCGTACAAAACAACGTCACAAAAGCAATCACCACAATAACACACCCACAAGTAAGGTACGTTACTTTACTCAATGCCACTAAGACGTACACAAGTAAATTACTTAACAACAATGTCACAAAGACATTCACTCAATTATGTTAACACGTCACTCGGACGACCATCAATcaaatacaattatgaattaaCTGCTCAATTAATTTACGTAAAGTAAACACCAACAGTTTCGTTAATCACTGTCATTCAGACAATTTACAATCACTTAACTCGCGTTATTTATTGTTTATCACATAGATGAAACAATCAATTAACACCTTGATACGCTGTCCTACTGACAGCTACCGATCAATATAGACACTGACTATACTAATTACGTTAATGAATCAAAAGGAAGGATTTCACCAAGACAATCCGACACCAGCAatacacacacaataaacacacaaTAATGAGAATCAATACTTGTCACAGTGACAAGATAATCACTTTAACCACAATGACTTACTCAAATATTGGATCTCTGTAAAGAGATATAAACAGTGTCACACAGACATTAATgatcaaacaacaatacaacacaTTGCAAAAGATGATATCAGTCTAGGACTCAAAGgtgtttatagtaaatcgttcacacatacacaacacgtcACCTGCCACTCTCACTAGTGACAGGTCAAGGGAGGTTAAGAGCTGTCACCAGACAGATGAGTTGCTCCTGAGcaaccgtgcagtgaggacgtgtcgcctgctgctccggtggtttgagtcggttctcactacgtgaagagagccatggggaaggctcagcgcaagagggaatggaagcagctttcggacgaggagggacggtggaccgatgtgcagcaggcaccaaagaaaactgctatcgaggctttaccacttgcttctaccagcaagtcagcggacgtaatggacctagagtggacagcgtcagtcacacaccagccagtgtcggtCAATGCTTCTCTatccgcaacgctgccgcgggacggcagtatgagtcaggagaggacaccaccggtttcacgccagccagtgtcagccattgttcctctctccacagcccagccgcaggacagcagtatgggacaggggaggacaccgccagtctcacaccagacatcgccagcctctgcacttcctccaaaattcaagatcatgcagaccgaccacttttctacagcatatggagttgtaacggcgatggaaaaagaacaaccagagctcaaactttccattacagtcaacctgaagggagaaataatactgacacctcaagaccaacagactgcacattacttagagaaggtaagagtcctgcaggggaaacctgtgtgcttggtaaagctggacccttcagaacgacgcacacgagtcgtgcttttgggatacccaatcgactttcccctggatccagtgctagaacacaagcaagtcctgagtgcggaacgttgccacacaaaagtagacaaggcagcgacgcgtcaggttctggtgaccgtcatgggacatgtgccagaaactttcggtcttggaaattgggggacttaccgacagaggccatacgtcccggaacccctacgctgcttcaggtgtcagaaatacggccaccatcagtcacgctgcacaggacaggagaggtgcggagtgtgcagcctgagacatcccaccaaagactgtattgccaagcacaaggcaaaccagaccacaacagccaaatgtccaaattgtggaggcaaacatcatgcctggagcacaacctgctctgcacggaaacaaaaagtgcagacggctcaggccagggtcaacacactgaccagcaatacataccccaacaccaacgtctggaacactcgtgcacagccacaacagccacccgctctcacagagctaaatttcccgaatctgtcaattccgaatcagacattacacgaaagtgttgcagaagtccagcaaatgcaaaagagcagaaaacacttactttcggaatctgctcaccagctatacagttttaccgaggtccagctgaaaaccatcgtgaagatcatggcagagaccattatcaa
This is a stretch of genomic DNA from Procambarus clarkii isolate CNS0578487 chromosome 45, FALCON_Pclarkii_2.0, whole genome shotgun sequence. It encodes these proteins:
- the LOC138350333 gene encoding secreted protein C-like: MGTTSQTNRRPTQNGSSLYHRGNRTTYTAGGSAATPAPSTVGTQGEDAGPGSAAEDEGADGDASQGAPGRPTGAARPETGSGVTFDGTATSGGSATTGGGTSGDAGEASAANGTLTSSPLESFSRGSGGKSSSRNKFTEATGSAVHPAA